In a genomic window of uncultured Flavobacterium sp.:
- a CDS encoding AraC family transcriptional regulator: MKCNLSVLLLLFIIKSLTAQNTPNRIPDSLIFKSYGYLDDKIYQYKNDSLKASPYLYAYLKKARREKNHEELVNAYQNMLHQSPMILRLKYADSMVQTAVKSRSPELIGSAQLSKGIVYYSQKNYVKAYDCYITANENISKTDNDYLIYKTKYHIAQIKFYLGFYDEAISLFNDCIEHFKKNQPRPYLNSLHSLSVCYNKIGDYNKCSETNAFGIKECERLNIPEMELFFKHSEGINQFFLNNYHTSIQLLQEVMPQLNSMTEFANESIANFYIGKNYWKLQHPAKAVPYFKKVEKAFVEKGYIRPDLREVFELMIKYYKKENNLKSQLYYIDQLLKADSILTDTNKYLMGKIHKEYDTKEILREKEKIQQQLVKEKYYDVILISVVVVLFSAVIYGTYYHFETKKRNKIKFDLLLEKNEKSAFQKPSPDKFEITDISQETVQQIIKHLEKFERDKKFLQKEVTLATLTVRFNTNSKYLSKVIYHRSGKRFADYINDLKIDYLVELLRNSSMHRNYSIGSLAEEAGFTSTPRFTNAFLSKTGISFSYFLKELKKENS, translated from the coding sequence ATGAAATGTAATTTATCGGTACTGCTGCTTCTATTTATAATTAAATCTTTAACTGCCCAGAATACTCCAAACAGAATTCCTGATTCCCTTATTTTTAAAAGTTATGGCTATCTGGATGATAAAATTTATCAGTACAAAAATGACAGCCTGAAAGCATCTCCATATTTATATGCCTATTTAAAAAAAGCGCGCAGGGAAAAGAATCATGAAGAGTTAGTTAATGCATATCAAAATATGCTGCATCAGTCACCTATGATTCTCCGTTTAAAATACGCTGACAGCATGGTGCAGACAGCTGTAAAGTCAAGAAGTCCTGAACTGATTGGATCTGCTCAGCTATCCAAAGGAATAGTCTATTACAGCCAGAAAAACTATGTAAAAGCATATGATTGTTATATAACTGCAAATGAAAACATTTCCAAAACTGATAATGATTACCTGATTTATAAAACCAAATATCATATTGCCCAGATTAAATTTTACCTCGGATTTTATGATGAAGCCATTTCTCTTTTTAATGACTGCATTGAACATTTTAAAAAAAATCAGCCCCGCCCCTATTTAAATTCACTGCATTCACTTAGTGTTTGTTACAATAAGATTGGAGATTACAATAAATGCTCCGAAACTAATGCATTTGGAATTAAAGAATGTGAACGGCTTAATATACCAGAAATGGAATTATTTTTTAAGCACTCCGAAGGAATCAACCAGTTCTTTCTAAATAATTATCACACTTCTATTCAATTGCTTCAGGAAGTTATGCCACAGTTAAACAGCATGACAGAGTTTGCAAATGAATCAATTGCCAATTTTTACATTGGAAAAAACTATTGGAAACTTCAGCATCCTGCAAAAGCTGTCCCTTATTTCAAAAAGGTGGAAAAGGCATTTGTTGAGAAAGGCTACATTCGTCCTGATTTAAGAGAAGTTTTTGAATTAATGATCAAATATTACAAGAAAGAAAATAACCTGAAATCCCAGCTGTATTATATAGACCAGCTTTTAAAAGCAGATTCTATATTAACAGATACCAACAAATACCTAATGGGCAAAATTCACAAGGAATATGACACAAAAGAAATTCTCCGTGAAAAAGAAAAAATACAGCAGCAACTTGTAAAAGAGAAATATTATGACGTAATTTTGATCAGTGTAGTTGTCGTTCTATTCTCCGCTGTTATCTACGGGACCTATTACCACTTTGAAACCAAAAAGCGCAATAAGATCAAATTTGATCTGCTTCTGGAAAAAAATGAAAAGAGCGCCTTCCAGAAACCGTCACCCGATAAATTCGAAATAACCGATATTTCGCAGGAGACTGTACAGCAGATAATAAAACACCTTGAAAAATTTGAAAGGGATAAAAAATTCCTGCAAAAAGAGGTAACGCTGGCCACTTTAACCGTAAGGTTTAATACAAACAGCAAATACCTTTCAAAAGTGATATACCATCGCAGCGGCAAGCGTTTTGCTGATTATATCAATGACTTAAAAATTGATTATCTGGTGGAACTGCTGCGAAACTCCAGCATGCATAGAAATTACTCCATAGGCTCACTGGCA